A region of Trypanosoma brucei brucei TREU927 chromosome 1, complete sequence DNA encodes the following proteins:
- a CDS encoding beta tubulin: protein MREIVCVQAGQCGNQIGSKFWEVISDEHGVDPTGTYQGDSDLQLERINVYFDEATGGRYVPRSVLIDLEPGTMDSVRAGPYGQIFRPDNFIFGQSGAGNNWAKGHYTEGAELIDSVLDVCCKEAESCDCLQGFQICHSLGGGTGSGMGTLLISKLREQYPDRIMMTFSIIPSPKVSDTVVEPYNTTLSVHQLVENSDESMCIDNEALYDICFRTLKLTTPTFGDLNHLVSAVVSGVTCCLRFPGQLNSDLRKLAVNLVPFPRLHFFMMGFAPLTSRGSQQYRGLSVPELTQQMFDAKNMMQAADPRHGRYLTASALFRGRMSTKEVDEQMLNVQNKNSSYFIEWIPNNIKSSVCDIPPKGLKMAVTFIGNNTCIQEMFRRVGEQFTLMFRRKAFLHWYTGEGMDEMEFTEAESNMNDLVSEYQQYQDATIEEEGEFDEEEQY, encoded by the coding sequence ATGCGCGAAATCGTCTGCGTTCAGGCTGGCCAATGCGGCAACCAGATCGGCTCAAAGTTCTGGGAGGTGATCAGTGACGAGCACGGTGTGGACCCCACAGGTACCTACCAGGGTGACTCTGACCTGCAGCTGGAGCGCATCAATGTGTACTTTGATGAGGCAACGGGAGGTCGCTATGTGCCCCGCTCCGTGCTGATTGATCTGGAGCCAGGTACAATGGACTCCGTACGTGCTGGCCCCTATGGTCAGATCTTCCGCCCCGACAACTTCATCTTTGGACAGTCTGGCGCCGGCAACAACTGGGCAAAGGGCCACTACACGGAGGGTGCGGAACTGATCGACTCTGTGCTCGATGTGTGCTGCAAGGAGGCGGAGAGCTGTGACTGCCTCCAGGGCTTCCAGATCTGCCACTCCCTTGGTGGTGGTACTGGCTCCGGCATGGGTACGCTGCTCATCTCGAAGCTTCGCGAGCAGTACCCTGACCGTATCATGATGACTTTCTCCATCATCCCATCCCCCAAGGTGTCCGACACTGTCGTCGAGCCGTACAATACGACTCTCTCCGTGCACCAACTTGTGGAAAACTCCGATGAGTCGATGTGCATtgacaacgaggcactgtaCGATATTTGCTTCCGCACCCTGAAACTGACAACACCAACGTTCGGTGACCTGAACCACTTGGTGTCTGCTGTTGTGTCCGGCGTCACCTGCTGCCTGCGCTTCCCTGGTCAGTTGAACTCTGACCTCCGTAAGTTGGCTGTGAACCTTGTCCCATTCCCGCGTCTGCACTTCTTCATGATGGGCTTCGCCCCGCTGACCAGCCGCGGCTCGCAGCAGTACCGCGGTCTCTCCGTGCCCGAGCTAACGCAGCAGATGTTCGATGCGAAAAACATGATGCAAGCTGCAGATCCTCGTCACGGCCGCTACCTGACAGCGTCTGCACTCTTCCGCGGCCGCATGTCGACGAAGGAGGTTGATGAGCAGATGCTGAACGTGCAGAACAAGAACTCGTCCTACTTCATTGAGTGGATCCCGAACAACATCAAGTCCTCTGTTTGTGATATCCCACCCAAGGGACTCAAGATGGCTGTCACCTTCATTGGCAACAACACCTGCATCCAGGAGATGTTCCGCCGTGTGGGAGAGCAGTTCACCCTCATGTTCCGTCGCAAGGCGTTCTTGCACTGGTACACTGGCGAGGGTATGGACGAGATGGAATTCACGGAGGCAGAGTCCAACATGAACGATCTCGTGTCTGAGTACCAGCAGTACCAGGATGCCACGATTGAGGAGGAGGGCGAGTTCGACGAGGAGGAGCAATACTAG
- a CDS encoding alpha tubulin, with the protein MREAICIHIGQAGCQVGNACWELFCLEHGIQPDGAMPSDKTIGVEDDAFNTFFSETGAGKHVPRAVFLDLEPTVVDEVRTGTYRQLFHPEQLISGKEDAANNYARGHYTIGKEIVDLCLDRIRKLADNCTGLQGFLVYHAVGGGTGSGLGALLLERLSVDYGKKSKLGYTVYPSPQVSTAVVEPYNSVLSTHSLLEHTDVAAMLDNEAIYDLTRRNLDIERPTYTNLNRLIGQVVSSLTASLRFDGALNVDLTEFQTNLVPYPRIHFVLTSYAPVISAEKAYHEQLSVSEISNAVFEPASMMTKCDPRHGKYMACCLMYRGDVVPKDVNAAVATIKTKRTIQFVDWSPTGFKCGINYQPPTVVPGGDLAKVQRAVCMIANSTAIAEVFARIDHKFDLMYSKRAFVHWYVGEGMEEGEFSEAREDLAALEKDYEEVGAESADMDGEEDVEEY; encoded by the coding sequence atgCGTGAGGCTATCTGCATCCACATTGGTCAGGCTGGTTGCCAGGTTGGTAACGCCTGCTGGGAATTGTTCTGCCTGGAACACGGCATTCAACCCGATGGTGCGATGCCCTCTGACAAGACGATTGGCGTTGAGGATGATGCGTTCAACACCTTCTTCTCTGAGACTGGTGCTGGCAAGCACGTTCCCCGCGCGGTGTTCTTGGACCTGGAGCCAACAGTGGTGGATGAAGTGCGCACTGGCACGTACCGCCAGCTGTTCCACCCCGAGCAGCTGATCTCCGGCAAGGAGGATGCGGCCAACAACTACGCTCGTGGCCACTACACCATTGGTAAGGAGATCGTCGACCTCTGCCTGGACCGCATCCGCAAGCTCGCTGACAACTGCACTGGTCTTCAGGGCTTCCTCGTGTATCACGCCGTCGGCGGTGGCACTGGTTCTGGCCTGGGTGCGCTGCTCTTGGAGCGCCTCTCCGTGGACTATGGCAAGAAGTCCAAGCTCGGCTACACGGTGTATCCATCACCGCAGGTGTCGACGGCTGTCGTGGAGCCCTACAACTCTGTGCTCTCGACACACTCACTTCTGGAGCACACCGATGTTGCTGCGATGCTTGACAATGAAGCAATTTATGATTTGACTCGCCGCAACCTCGATATTGAGCGCCCCACGTACACCAACCTGAACCGCCTCATCGGTCAGGTGGTTTCCTCGCTGACAGCGTCCCTCCGCTTCGACGGTGCATTGAACGTGGATCTGACAGAGTTCCAGACAAACCTTGTGCCGTACCCACGTATCCACTTCGTGCTGACAAGCTATGCACCAGTCATCTCCGCAGAGAAGGCCTACCACGAGCAactctctgtctctgagatCTCGAACGCTGTGTTTGAGCCCGCCTCCATGATGACAAAGTGCGACCCCCGCCACGGCAAGTACATGGCGTGCTGCCTCATGTACCGTGGTGACGTTGTGCCAAAGGATGTGAATGCTGCCGTCGCGACCATCAAGACGAAGCGCACGATTCAGTTCGTGGACTGGTCTCCCACAGGCTTCAAGTGCGGTATCAACTACCAGCCACCCACGGTGGTGCCAGGTGGTGACCTTGCCAAGGTGCAGCGCGCGGTATGCATGATCGCCAACTCCACGGCCATCGCAGAGGTGTTCGCTCGTATTGACCACAAATTCGATCTCATGTACAGCAAGCGCGCCTTCGTGCACTGGTACGTCGGTGAGGGTATGGAAGAGGGTGAGTTCTCCGAGGCCCGTGAAGACCTTGCAGCACTTGAGAAGGACTACGAAGAGGTTGGTGCCGAGTCCGCGGATATGGACGGTGAGGAGGATGTGGAGGAGTACTAG
- a CDS encoding beta tubulin, whose translation MREIVCVQAGQCGNQIGSKFWEVISDEHGVDPTGTYQGDSDLQLERINVYFDEATGGRYVPRSVLIDLEPGTMDSVRAGPYGQIFRPDNFIFGQSGAGNNWAKGHYTEGAELIDSVLDVCCKEAESCDCLQGFQICHSLGGGTGSGMGTLLISKLREQYPDRIMMTFSIIPSPKVSDTVVEPYNTTLSVHQLVENSDESMCIDNEALYDICFRTLKLTTPTFGDLNHLVSAVVSGVTCCLRFPGQLNSDLRKLAVNLVPFPRLHFFMMGFAPLTSRGSQQYRGLSVPELTQQMFDAKNMMQAADPRHGRYLTASALFRGRMSTKEVDEQMLNVQNKNSSYFIEWIPNNIKSSVCDIPPKGLKMAVTFIGNNTCIQEMFRRVGEQFTLMFRRKAFLHWYTGEGMDEMEFTEAESNMNDLVSEYQQYQDATIEEEGEFDEEEQY comes from the coding sequence ATGCGCGAAATCGTCTGCGTTCAGGCTGGCCAATGCGGTAACCAGATCGGCTCAAAGTTCTGGGAGGTGATCAGTGACGAGCACGGTGTGGACCCCACAGGTACCTACCAGGGTGACTCTGACCTGCAGCTGGAGCGCATCAATGTGTACTTTGATGAGGCAACGGGAGGTCGCTATGTGCCCCGCTCCGTGCTGATTGATCTGGAGCCAGGTACAATGGACTCCGTACGTGCTGGCCCCTATGGTCAGATCTTCCGCCCCGACAACTTCATCTTTGGACAGTCTGGCGCCGGCAACAACTGGGCAAAGGGCCACTACACGGAGGGTGCGGAACTGATCGACTCTGTGCTCGATGTGTGCTGCAAGGAGGCGGAGAGCTGTGACTGCCTCCAGGGCTTCCAGATCTGCCACTCCCTTGGTGGTGGTACTGGCTCCGGCATGGGTACGCTGCTCATCTCGAAGCTTCGCGAGCAGTACCCTGACCGTATCATGATGACTTTCTCCATCATCCCATCCCCCAAGGTGTCCGACACTGTCGTCGAGCCGTACAATACGACTCTCTCCGTGCACCAACTTGTGGAAAACTCCGATGAGTCGATGTGCATtgacaacgaggcactgtaCGATATTTGCTTCCGCACCCTGAAACTGACAACACCAACGTTCGGTGACCTGAACCACTTGGTGTCTGCTGTTGTGTCCGGCGTCACCTGCTGCCTGCGCTTCCCTGGTCAGTTGAACTCTGACCTCCGTAAGTTGGCTGTGAACCTTGTCCCATTCCCGCGTCTGCACTTCTTCATGATGGGCTTCGCCCCGCTGACCAGCCGCGGCTCGCAGCAGTACCGCGGTCTCTCCGTGCCCGAGCTAACGCAGCAGATGTTCGATGCGAAAAACATGATGCAAGCTGCAGATCCTCGTCACGGCCGCTACCTGACAGCGTCTGCACTCTTCCGCGGCCGCATGTCGACGAAGGAGGTTGATGAGCAGATGCTGAACGTGCAGAACAAGAACTCGTCCTACTTCATTGAGTGGATCCCGAACAACATCAAGTCCTCTGTTTGCGATATCCCACCCAAGGGACTCAAGATGGCTGTCACCTTCATTGGCAACAACACCTGCATCCAGGAGATGTTCCGCCGTGTGGGAGAGCAGTTCACCCTCATGTTCCGTCGCAAGGCGTTCTTGCACTGGTACACTGGCGAGGGTATGGACGAGATGGAATTCACGGAGGCAGAGTCCAACATGAACGATCTCGTGTCTGAGTACCAGCAGTACCAGGATGCCACGATTGAGGAGGAGGGCGAGTTCGACGAGGAGGAGCAATACTAG